A genomic window from Brevibacillus agri includes:
- a CDS encoding AzlC family ABC transporter permease, protein MKLSKHSASLFWQGAWDALPLAASYILSAIIFGMMALAAGLTVWESVAMSLFIYTGAAQFSAVGMIAEHTGMWAILLTTFLLNTRHFLMGLSVSSYYQGLPLAHVNVLAFFMTDEQYAVSLNRFRHHQSEAAYLYGVSLTLHACWVLGTWAGSLAGEWIPDPGALGLGFSYIAMFIALSYFQLTSLSRILTFLLCGGLAVGVALLLPNGLHLLVAGLVAFCIGFALPAKEKAASSPQAESAQGVETA, encoded by the coding sequence ATGAAGCTGTCCAAACATTCAGCCAGCTTGTTTTGGCAGGGAGCCTGGGACGCGCTGCCGCTTGCGGCCAGCTACATTTTGTCGGCCATCATTTTCGGGATGATGGCGCTTGCCGCTGGCTTGACCGTCTGGGAGAGCGTGGCGATGTCGCTGTTCATCTACACGGGAGCGGCCCAGTTCAGCGCGGTCGGGATGATTGCGGAGCATACAGGCATGTGGGCGATCCTTCTCACGACGTTCCTGTTGAACACGCGCCATTTTTTGATGGGACTGTCGGTATCTTCGTACTACCAGGGCTTGCCGCTTGCCCACGTGAACGTCCTGGCCTTTTTTATGACCGATGAACAATATGCCGTCTCACTGAATCGGTTTCGCCATCATCAGAGCGAGGCGGCTTATTTGTACGGGGTCAGCCTGACTTTGCACGCTTGCTGGGTGTTGGGCACGTGGGCAGGCAGCCTCGCCGGAGAGTGGATTCCTGATCCGGGGGCGCTTGGCCTTGGGTTCAGCTATATCGCGATGTTCATCGCCTTGTCCTATTTTCAGCTCACCTCGCTTTCGCGCATCCTCACGTTTCTTTTGTGCGGAGGGCTGGCCGTCGGCGTCGCCTTGCTTTTGCCAAACGGGCTGCATCTACTCGTAGCGGGACTGGTCGCCTTTTGCATCGGATTCGCCTTGCCTGCCAAGGAAAAAGCCGCTTCATCGCCACAAGCCGAATCGGCACAGGGGGTCGAGACTGCATGA
- a CDS encoding PLP-dependent aminotransferase family protein, whose protein sequence is MGRTPIYTRVYNQLRYQILSGELPIGSHLPPERKLAARLGVSRNTVVRAYAELEVEGFIAGKMGSGRYVEALPPAPALSRIHWSSQHNYTHLHAAPPHMAELLAITDTYPDTINFAHGDGGKHTLVTSGFPAYVKSAADQINSYFFTSVQGFPLLREQLVRWMGFEQVSSPEQVCVTSGSQEGLYLITSMLARPGDCIVTEMPTYFGSLQLFQSLGIQVIPVPLDQEGMKTDILEGILGRYRPRFIYTVPTFHNPTGYTLSLVRRKHLLSLSEHYGIPVVEDDAYRHLHLDTPPPPALKALDQAGHVIYLNTLSKLLFPGLRIGWIAANQHFIQLVRRLKELSISTNMLGQIALANYLKADALTPHLARSRNLYRQQAEVMEAHLQPLTALGLQYEKAAGGFYFWVSLPEGVEARKLMQTCRQKGVSFTCGDMFLLRHAEQPYIRLCFTHEPPSQIERGMSIISEILTRQKEEA, encoded by the coding sequence GGTACCAAATTTTGAGCGGCGAGCTGCCAATTGGCTCCCATTTGCCGCCGGAGCGAAAGCTCGCTGCCAGGCTCGGCGTCAGCCGCAATACCGTCGTCAGGGCGTATGCCGAGCTGGAGGTGGAAGGCTTCATCGCCGGAAAAATGGGCAGCGGCCGCTACGTCGAGGCTCTCCCGCCTGCCCCGGCCTTGAGCAGAATCCACTGGAGCAGCCAGCACAACTACACGCATCTGCACGCCGCGCCGCCTCATATGGCTGAACTGCTGGCGATTACGGATACGTACCCGGACACGATCAACTTCGCGCATGGCGACGGAGGCAAGCATACGCTCGTCACTTCCGGCTTTCCCGCTTATGTCAAAAGCGCCGCCGACCAGATCAACTCCTACTTTTTCACATCGGTCCAGGGCTTTCCCCTGCTGCGCGAGCAACTCGTCCGCTGGATGGGCTTCGAACAAGTTTCTTCGCCCGAGCAAGTTTGCGTGACTAGCGGCTCGCAGGAAGGGCTGTACCTCATCACGTCCATGCTCGCCAGGCCCGGAGACTGCATCGTCACGGAAATGCCAACGTACTTCGGCTCGTTGCAGCTTTTTCAGTCGCTGGGCATCCAGGTGATTCCCGTTCCGCTCGATCAGGAGGGCATGAAGACGGATATTTTGGAAGGCATTCTTGGCCGCTACCGCCCGCGCTTCATCTACACAGTCCCGACGTTTCACAACCCGACTGGCTACACGCTTTCCCTGGTGCGCCGCAAACATCTTCTGTCGCTGTCCGAGCACTACGGCATCCCGGTCGTGGAGGACGACGCCTACCGCCACTTGCATCTGGACACACCGCCGCCGCCAGCCCTCAAGGCACTGGACCAAGCCGGCCACGTCATTTATTTAAACACGCTGTCCAAGCTATTGTTCCCCGGGCTGCGCATCGGCTGGATCGCCGCCAATCAGCATTTTATCCAGCTTGTACGCAGGCTCAAGGAGCTGTCCATCTCTACCAACATGCTGGGACAGATCGCTCTTGCCAACTACTTGAAAGCCGATGCGCTCACGCCTCATCTCGCTCGTTCACGCAACTTGTACCGGCAGCAGGCCGAAGTGATGGAAGCCCATCTACAGCCGCTGACAGCACTCGGTCTGCAATATGAAAAAGCAGCGGGCGGCTTTTACTTCTGGGTCTCGCTTCCGGAAGGCGTCGAAGCGCGCAAGCTGATGCAAACGTGCAGGCAAAAAGGCGTGTCGTTCACGTGCGGGGACATGTTTTTGCTGCGCCATGCCGAGCAGCCCTACATCCGTCTCTGCTTCACCCACGAGCCGCCGAGCCAGATCGAGCGGGGAATGTCGATCATCAGCGAAATTCTCACGCGTCAAAAGGAGGAAGCGTAA
- the thpR gene encoding RNA 2',3'-cyclic phosphodiesterase: MRLFVALDIPEEAVRYIADVQKRLKSEVQADRWQPLHNLHLTLHFLGEVDEALVPAICEDMDIVSAIIEPFQLRIGGFGAFPHAQHPRVLWLGLRGQTNPLKQLHLLLGRRFELHQGVSYDRKRYRPHITLARGPQASPEGLPLLDWNERYLAADAPRWKVRHVHLYRSELLPEGAVHTVIHTSTFDKDHSKKQAVPE, from the coding sequence ATGCGTTTGTTCGTGGCCCTGGACATTCCCGAAGAGGCTGTCCGCTATATTGCCGATGTACAAAAGCGGCTGAAATCGGAAGTACAGGCAGACAGATGGCAGCCGCTGCACAATCTTCATTTGACGCTGCATTTTCTCGGCGAAGTCGACGAAGCGCTCGTCCCGGCCATCTGTGAGGACATGGACATCGTCAGCGCGATTATCGAACCGTTTCAACTGCGCATCGGCGGCTTCGGGGCGTTTCCCCATGCCCAGCATCCCCGCGTCCTCTGGCTCGGCCTGCGCGGGCAAACGAATCCGCTCAAGCAGCTTCACCTGCTGCTCGGCAGACGGTTCGAGCTACATCAGGGGGTGTCGTATGATCGCAAGCGCTACCGTCCGCACATCACGCTCGCCCGCGGACCGCAAGCATCGCCGGAAGGGCTGCCGCTGCTCGACTGGAACGAGCGGTACTTGGCAGCCGACGCGCCTCGCTGGAAGGTGCGGCATGTCCATCTGTACCGTTCGGAGCTTTTGCCGGAGGGAGCTGTGCATACGGTGATCCACACGAGCACGTTTGATAAAGATCACAGCAAAAAACAAGCGGTACCTGAATAG
- a CDS encoding ABC transporter permease, which yields MNLAIMGAIEQGLLFGILALGVYLTFRILNVPDLTVDGSFALGGAIAAKFIIDGTNPYLATLLAFVVGGLAGAFTGVLHTKGKVNALLAGILTMIALYSINLRIMGKANLPLLREDTLFTYVKDLSIPNLTVNGVTLLTGVSVVFLVGILLLKLVIDWFLHTDLGLDLRATGDNPKMIRSFGVNTDTTTIIGLALSNGLVAVSGAWVAQYQGFADVGMGIGMIVIGLASVIVGEVLFGSSSIFRVTLAVILGSIVYRLVIALALQAGLNPSDMKLITALIVIVALTVPTVAKGIWRKQAVRTARGGNGHA from the coding sequence ATGAATTTGGCAATAATGGGAGCCATCGAGCAGGGCTTGCTATTTGGAATTTTAGCTCTGGGCGTGTATTTGACCTTTCGCATTCTGAACGTACCTGACTTGACGGTAGATGGCAGCTTTGCCCTGGGCGGCGCGATCGCAGCCAAGTTTATCATCGATGGAACCAACCCGTACCTGGCTACCCTCTTGGCGTTCGTCGTCGGAGGCCTGGCAGGGGCATTTACCGGCGTTTTGCATACAAAAGGGAAGGTCAACGCACTGCTGGCAGGGATTTTGACGATGATCGCCCTTTATTCGATCAACCTGCGGATCATGGGGAAGGCAAACTTGCCTTTGCTTCGTGAAGATACGTTGTTCACCTATGTAAAAGACTTGAGCATTCCGAATTTGACAGTAAACGGAGTCACTTTGCTGACAGGCGTGTCCGTCGTGTTTCTCGTCGGGATTTTGCTGCTCAAGCTGGTAATCGACTGGTTCCTGCACACCGATCTTGGCCTCGACCTGCGCGCGACGGGCGACAATCCGAAGATGATTCGCAGCTTCGGTGTCAACACCGATACGACGACCATTATCGGTCTGGCGCTGTCCAACGGTCTGGTAGCGGTATCTGGCGCATGGGTTGCCCAGTACCAGGGCTTTGCCGACGTCGGCATGGGGATCGGGATGATCGTGATTGGTCTTGCTTCTGTTATTGTCGGAGAAGTGCTGTTTGGCAGCTCCTCCATTTTCAGAGTCACGCTCGCCGTCATTCTCGGCTCGATCGTGTACCGTCTGGTGATCGCATTGGCTTTGCAAGCAGGGCTGAATCCGTCGGACATGAAGCTGATTACCGCTTTGATCGTGATCGTGGCACTGACCGTCCCGACCGTTGCCAAAGGCATCTGGAGAAAGCAAGCGGTACGCACGGCAAGGGGAGGAAACGGACATGCTTAA
- a CDS encoding MDR family MFS transporter: MNLLLASLARFLAAYPPLLWVRLFGETLTSLSSTMIAPFLVLYLSENVSGSVTVTMLVIGLQPFSEIVLTLFAGGLTDRIRRKTIMLAALLIQGFAMLGMAFADSIAAFAVLYIINGAGRSLFIPASRAHLADAILPAQMASAFALLNTSSSIGAAIGPLIGVILYQYDPAMAFLLTAISLLLYAIAVWWKIPQTPLPDLPAQAGENARSGKRESWQAYRPALAIMTLSLPISLFYAQTETNLQLHLKHTLPDYLHALALLIAVKGVLIILFEFLLVKWTQHLPARLLITGAYGCFMLVSLGYAYIDYLPLLLAMQVLLVIGESVGLTQLLAFVTRISPPSMRGRYFAITGTHWDISRTFGPYLGSLVLLHNGGALLFTLVAVILAIGAWAMHHYLRSKEKALPHAQEG; the protein is encoded by the coding sequence ATGAATCTGTTACTCGCTTCCCTTGCCCGTTTTCTTGCTGCGTATCCGCCCTTGCTGTGGGTCCGCCTGTTCGGGGAAACGCTCACGTCCCTGTCCAGCACGATGATCGCTCCGTTTCTGGTCCTGTACTTGAGCGAAAACGTCAGCGGCTCCGTCACCGTGACCATGCTGGTGATTGGCTTGCAGCCCTTTTCCGAGATTGTTCTGACCTTGTTTGCAGGCGGGTTGACGGACCGGATTCGCCGCAAAACGATCATGCTTGCAGCGCTGCTCATCCAAGGCTTCGCCATGCTCGGAATGGCCTTTGCGGATTCTATCGCAGCTTTCGCGGTGCTGTACATCATCAATGGCGCTGGCCGCTCCCTGTTCATCCCGGCAAGCCGCGCCCATCTGGCCGACGCGATTTTGCCCGCGCAGATGGCGAGCGCCTTTGCGCTATTGAATACGTCCAGCAGCATCGGGGCGGCGATCGGCCCGCTCATCGGGGTCATTTTGTACCAGTACGATCCCGCCATGGCGTTTTTGCTCACCGCTATCTCGCTCTTGCTCTACGCGATTGCCGTCTGGTGGAAAATTCCGCAAACCCCGCTGCCTGACCTGCCTGCCCAAGCCGGAGAAAACGCCCGTAGCGGCAAGCGCGAAAGCTGGCAAGCGTATCGCCCGGCACTCGCAATCATGACGCTGTCGCTGCCGATCAGCCTGTTTTACGCGCAAACCGAGACGAATTTGCAGTTGCACCTGAAACATACACTGCCTGACTACTTGCACGCACTTGCGCTGCTCATTGCCGTCAAAGGCGTCCTGATTATTTTGTTCGAATTTCTGCTGGTCAAATGGACCCAGCATCTGCCTGCCCGCCTGCTGATTACTGGCGCGTACGGCTGCTTCATGCTCGTCTCGCTTGGCTATGCCTACATCGACTACTTGCCGCTTTTGCTCGCCATGCAAGTGCTGCTCGTCATCGGCGAAAGCGTCGGCCTGACACAGCTTTTGGCTTTTGTCACACGCATTTCCCCGCCTTCCATGCGCGGACGGTACTTTGCCATCACCGGAACGCATTGGGACATTTCCCGCACGTTCGGTCCGTATCTCGGCAGCCTTGTTTTGCTGCACAATGGCGGTGCGCTTCTGTTCACCCTTGTCGCCGTCATTTTGGCGATTGGAGCGTGGGCGATGCACCACTATTTGCGCAGCAAAGAAAAAGCCCTCCCGCATGCGCAGGAAGGCTGA
- a CDS encoding M23 family metallopeptidase, translating to MHTHPLFPLAKAIPLALCCGQYKTLYSMCSAAFRDEVSLEEFVSFASDFQRDGTPYAEQPLSVVPLAGMSRFVWTTSDGQKGLSAAIDSQGTIHGLRLAHLTPHPETDRIVSRHLYRLPFRGEWFTFWGGMNELVNYHYAYDNQRYAYDFLLLKDGRSCSGDPSVNESYYAFGQPIVAPCAGTVVKVVADVPDNSPVGVMNEQQPAGNFVEIDHGQGEFSVLAHLQQHSITVRPGDRVAAGDVLGRCGNSGNSSEAHLHFQVSNALDPYTAVSIPIRFQSHAAIVQGMFVRG from the coding sequence GTGCATACTCATCCGCTTTTCCCGCTGGCAAAAGCAATTCCGCTCGCTCTCTGCTGCGGTCAGTATAAAACGCTGTACAGCATGTGCAGCGCGGCCTTTCGGGACGAGGTCAGTCTGGAGGAATTTGTTTCCTTCGCCTCCGACTTTCAGCGCGATGGCACCCCATATGCGGAACAGCCACTCTCCGTCGTGCCGCTTGCGGGGATGAGCCGTTTCGTCTGGACTACAAGCGATGGACAAAAAGGCTTGTCCGCGGCGATCGACTCGCAAGGAACCATCCACGGGCTTCGCCTCGCCCATCTGACGCCCCATCCGGAAACGGATCGCATCGTCAGCCGCCACCTTTACCGCCTGCCTTTTCGGGGCGAATGGTTCACCTTTTGGGGCGGCATGAACGAGCTGGTCAACTACCATTACGCGTATGACAACCAGCGCTACGCCTACGATTTTTTGCTGCTCAAGGACGGCCGTTCCTGCAGCGGCGATCCTTCTGTCAACGAGAGCTACTACGCCTTCGGGCAGCCGATTGTGGCTCCGTGCGCCGGAACAGTGGTCAAGGTAGTCGCTGACGTGCCGGACAATTCGCCCGTCGGGGTGATGAACGAGCAGCAACCTGCCGGAAATTTCGTCGAGATCGACCACGGACAGGGCGAATTTAGCGTGCTGGCCCACCTTCAGCAGCATTCCATCACGGTGAGGCCAGGCGACCGGGTCGCAGCCGGGGATGTGCTCGGGCGGTGCGGGAACTCGGGCAATTCCAGCGAAGCGCATCTGCATTTTCAAGTCTCCAACGCCCTCGACCCGTACACCGCCGTCTCGATTCCGATCCGGTTTCAGTCGCACGCTGCGATCGTCCAAGGGATGTTTGTCCGTGGCTGA
- a CDS encoding chemotaxis protein CheW — MELTKRSNGTDWEAEAATAQSILFKMGSEYYGLSIALVREIIKPLPITRFPKSPVYVEGVIDLRGRILPIVNLRKMFGLEPIAQTDDTRFVDLQLEGLNIGIIVDAVSEVMNIPQHLIEPAPPIVAGVEGKYLQGIARLDDKLIMLLDVDEIFGQWKKV; from the coding sequence ATGGAACTGACAAAACGAAGCAACGGTACAGATTGGGAGGCAGAAGCGGCAACGGCCCAATCGATCTTGTTTAAAATGGGAAGCGAGTATTACGGGCTCTCCATTGCTTTGGTGCGCGAAATCATCAAGCCACTGCCCATCACCCGTTTCCCCAAGTCGCCTGTGTACGTGGAAGGCGTCATCGACCTGCGCGGGCGGATTTTGCCGATCGTGAACCTGCGCAAAATGTTCGGCCTGGAGCCGATTGCCCAGACGGATGACACCCGCTTTGTCGATTTGCAACTGGAAGGGCTGAATATCGGCATCATCGTCGACGCGGTGTCCGAAGTGATGAACATTCCACAGCATCTGATCGAACCGGCGCCACCGATCGTCGCTGGCGTAGAGGGCAAGTATTTGCAAGGAATTGCCCGCCTGGACGATAAGTTGATTATGCTTTTGGATGTCGATGAAATTTTTGGTCAATGGAAAAAAGTGTAG
- a CDS encoding SgrR family transcriptional regulator, protein MQLVEQYIRLCAARPKEAFGRPLDITLAEVAAILCCTLRNATLTLKKMQARGWLLWQPGRGRGNRSVLTLVLDPADLLLSVAKELVQTGEIRASQELLEQYGQAWPTFAQHFSRWMNIQFGARITREKGSSGRVDTLRLFFDRPFAGLDPIHVLLRSQTHLVKHLFDTLVRFDPATKRVEPHLAFYWEADEDGTRWTFYLRKGVLFHHGCTLTADDVRFSLLRLMQQSFKHRWLARSIAAVDVRDDYVVTIRLKQRDELFLQALSKEQMAIVPRDYAEQMGEQFARLPAGTGPFRVVRHDDSMLVLEAFAPYFAGRPFLDRIELWCVPGMRQPELTEESMLVVDKAHPAYELADASWRDVVRQEQCFQYVSLNAAKKGPLADDAFRALVASMLSGAALRAALQGGREQAEVWGERMQQDTRLPDAKEAARLIAASGYRGEKLALYTYPDADHVEDAEWIREKAKEYGIVIEIRYASPEELAQPAVLQAADLVVDSANADERTELSLVEFLRAEALSITHHLDERTKAEVEQLIRQMGQTTTTEERQAVVRAIMDRLKARHLFVPLYANRIEMIAHPRLSGVSLDAYGWIDFRSVFLRE, encoded by the coding sequence GTGCAGCTTGTTGAACAGTACATTCGTTTATGCGCGGCCAGGCCAAAGGAAGCGTTTGGTCGGCCGCTGGACATTACATTGGCAGAGGTCGCGGCGATCTTGTGTTGTACGTTGCGCAACGCTACGCTGACCCTGAAAAAGATGCAGGCGCGCGGCTGGCTGCTCTGGCAGCCGGGACGAGGGAGAGGGAACCGTTCGGTGCTGACGCTCGTCCTCGACCCGGCAGACTTGCTGCTGTCTGTGGCCAAGGAGCTCGTCCAAACCGGCGAGATTCGCGCTTCGCAGGAGCTGTTGGAGCAATACGGGCAGGCTTGGCCGACTTTTGCCCAACATTTTTCCCGCTGGATGAATATCCAGTTTGGAGCGCGGATTACCCGGGAAAAGGGTAGTAGTGGCCGAGTGGATACATTGCGTCTTTTTTTCGACCGACCGTTTGCAGGGCTGGACCCGATCCACGTGTTGCTGCGCTCGCAGACGCATTTGGTCAAGCATTTGTTCGATACGCTGGTCCGTTTCGATCCGGCAACGAAGCGGGTGGAGCCGCATCTCGCCTTTTACTGGGAGGCGGATGAGGACGGGACGCGCTGGACGTTTTATTTGCGAAAAGGGGTGCTGTTTCATCATGGATGCACGCTGACGGCTGACGATGTGCGTTTTTCCCTGCTGCGCCTGATGCAGCAATCGTTCAAGCACCGCTGGCTTGCCCGCTCGATTGCGGCGGTGGACGTCCGCGATGACTATGTGGTGACGATCAGGCTGAAGCAGCGGGATGAGCTGTTTTTGCAAGCGCTGAGCAAAGAGCAGATGGCGATCGTTCCGCGCGATTATGCCGAGCAGATGGGAGAGCAATTCGCCCGGCTTCCGGCAGGGACAGGGCCGTTTCGGGTTGTGCGCCATGACGACTCCATGCTCGTGCTCGAAGCGTTTGCGCCGTACTTTGCCGGGCGGCCGTTTTTGGACCGGATTGAACTTTGGTGCGTCCCTGGGATGCGCCAGCCGGAGCTGACCGAGGAGAGCATGCTGGTCGTGGACAAAGCGCATCCGGCCTATGAGCTGGCAGATGCCTCCTGGAGAGACGTCGTCCGCCAGGAGCAATGCTTTCAATACGTCAGCCTGAATGCAGCCAAAAAAGGGCCGCTCGCAGACGATGCGTTCCGCGCTTTGGTCGCCAGCATGCTATCTGGCGCAGCGCTGAGAGCGGCGCTGCAAGGCGGAAGAGAGCAGGCTGAGGTATGGGGAGAACGGATGCAGCAGGATACACGTCTGCCCGATGCCAAAGAGGCCGCGCGCTTGATTGCAGCCAGCGGCTACCGCGGGGAGAAGCTTGCCCTGTACACCTACCCAGATGCGGACCACGTGGAGGATGCCGAGTGGATCAGGGAAAAGGCGAAGGAATACGGCATCGTCATCGAAATCCGCTACGCGTCGCCTGAAGAGCTGGCCCAACCTGCCGTGCTGCAGGCAGCCGACCTGGTCGTGGACAGCGCCAATGCGGATGAACGCACAGAGCTGTCGCTCGTTGAATTTTTGCGGGCAGAGGCGCTGAGCATTACGCACCACCTGGACGAGCGGACAAAAGCGGAGGTCGAGCAACTGATTCGCCAGATGGGGCAAACTACAACGACAGAGGAGCGGCAGGCTGTCGTGCGCGCGATCATGGACAGGCTGAAGGCCCGCCATCTGTTTGTTCCGCTGTACGCGAACCGCATCGAGATGATCGCGCACCCGCGATTGTCGGGGGTAAGCCTTGACGCATACGGCTGGATTGACTTTCGGTCCGTTTTTTTGAGAGAGTAG
- a CDS encoding AzlD domain-containing protein — MNLFWLFVLMSIATYFSRRAFMRLPSYWMSPRLKSGLSYIPVGIFAALIFPALFVQNQSLVFQPIFFVAGIACLIVMLLSKNAFLSFGVSMAIVVIASLQLLP, encoded by the coding sequence ATGAATCTGTTCTGGCTGTTTGTCCTCATGAGTATCGCCACGTACTTCTCCCGCCGCGCTTTCATGCGCCTGCCCAGCTACTGGATGTCGCCACGGCTGAAAAGCGGGCTGAGCTACATTCCGGTAGGGATTTTCGCAGCGCTCATTTTCCCGGCGCTGTTCGTGCAAAACCAGTCGCTCGTCTTCCAGCCGATATTCTTCGTCGCCGGGATCGCCTGCCTCATCGTCATGCTGCTCAGCAAAAACGCCTTTCTCAGCTTTGGCGTCAGCATGGCGATTGTCGTGATCGCCTCGCTGCAGCTCCTGCCCTAA
- a CDS encoding ABC transporter ATP-binding protein, with translation MLKISNVNKVFNAGTVNEKIALRNVNLHVKRGEFITVIGSNGAGKSTMMNMISGGLFPDSGTITIDGKDVTRLGEHQRAELIGRVFQDPMAGTAPNMTIEENLAIALGRGRRRTLGFGVNNHKRELFREQLKQLDQGLENRLKTKVGFLSGGQRQALSLLMATFTEPKILLLDEHTAALDPKRAQLIVELTDKIVARHKLTTIMVTHNMEQALNMGNRLLMLHDGGIILDIPDEKKRTMKPQDLLRAFEAARGGESFSEDRFLLT, from the coding sequence ATGCTTAAAATTTCGAACGTCAACAAAGTGTTCAACGCAGGCACGGTGAACGAAAAAATCGCCCTGCGCAACGTCAACCTGCACGTCAAGCGCGGAGAGTTCATCACCGTGATCGGCAGCAACGGGGCCGGAAAATCGACAATGATGAACATGATCTCCGGCGGGCTGTTCCCGGATAGCGGAACGATCACGATTGACGGCAAGGACGTGACGCGCCTCGGCGAGCACCAGCGCGCCGAGCTGATCGGGCGGGTGTTCCAGGACCCGATGGCGGGTACTGCGCCGAACATGACGATTGAAGAAAACCTGGCGATTGCGCTCGGCCGCGGCCGCCGCCGCACACTCGGCTTCGGGGTGAACAACCACAAGCGCGAGCTGTTCCGCGAGCAACTCAAGCAGCTTGACCAGGGGCTGGAAAACCGTTTGAAGACAAAAGTCGGATTTCTCTCCGGCGGTCAGCGCCAGGCGCTCAGCCTGTTGATGGCTACTTTTACGGAACCGAAAATTTTGCTGCTGGACGAGCATACAGCGGCGTTGGACCCGAAGCGGGCGCAGCTCATCGTGGAGCTGACCGACAAGATCGTCGCGCGCCACAAGCTGACGACGATCATGGTCACGCACAATATGGAGCAAGCGTTGAACATGGGGAACCGCCTGCTGATGCTGCACGATGGCGGCATCATTCTCGACATTCCGGACGAGAAGAAGCGGACGATGAAGCCGCAGGATTTGCTTCGCGCGTTCGAAGCAGCCCGTGGCGGCGAGAGCTTCAGCGAAGACCGCTTCCTGTTGACCTGA
- a CDS encoding DUF533 domain-containing protein, which produces MYTRTEKDKHILFASIRLMICVGHADGYIGSREVDRIHDIVNSEHFTLKERQILMDDIDYPKRPETIVEDLVDMSQSEKLVMMRKLYHMALIDRKLSPSETKEIARIACLIGISEEKQAQVEEWIREGIAWRDRWKDIVGE; this is translated from the coding sequence TTGTATACGAGAACAGAAAAGGACAAACATATTTTGTTTGCCTCCATTCGTTTGATGATTTGCGTTGGGCATGCCGACGGTTATATAGGTTCAAGAGAAGTGGATCGCATTCATGACATCGTCAATTCGGAACATTTTACCTTGAAAGAACGGCAAATTTTAATGGATGACATCGACTATCCGAAGCGCCCGGAGACGATTGTGGAGGATCTGGTTGACATGAGCCAAAGCGAGAAGCTCGTGATGATGCGCAAGCTGTATCACATGGCTTTGATCGACCGGAAGCTGTCGCCGTCGGAGACGAAGGAAATCGCGCGGATCGCCTGCCTGATTGGCATCTCGGAGGAGAAGCAGGCGCAGGTTGAGGAGTGGATTCGCGAAGGCATTGCCTGGCGCGACCGCTGGAAGGACATTGTCGGTGAATAG
- the surE gene encoding 5'/3'-nucleotidase SurE: MRILVTNDDGIDALGIKRLVEALLVLDQAEIFVVAPVEEKSGVGHGVTYRTALAPEKRDFYGLPVKAWAVNGNPADCVKAAYHLLFAADEKPDIVFSGINVGTNLGRDIYYSGTCSGAREAVILGVPGVALSYDNWYDQENYGDVVQMIEPLVKEFSERAVKGELPPEVFWNVNIPHVPLAQVKGIVPATLSLHHYEDKYSEEAEGYFLTREYPQVMPIAEPFDYDLVKHDYIAITPVHIDATDRALLAQMDGWPLMQAWAKQGEQPDE; the protein is encoded by the coding sequence TTGCGAATTTTAGTGACGAATGACGACGGCATTGATGCTCTGGGCATCAAGCGATTGGTGGAAGCACTGCTCGTACTGGACCAAGCGGAAATCTTTGTGGTGGCTCCCGTTGAAGAAAAAAGCGGTGTCGGTCATGGGGTAACCTATCGTACCGCACTGGCACCGGAAAAACGCGACTTTTACGGTCTTCCCGTCAAAGCGTGGGCCGTGAACGGCAATCCGGCCGACTGCGTCAAGGCGGCGTACCATTTGCTGTTTGCCGCGGACGAAAAACCGGATATCGTCTTTTCCGGAATCAATGTCGGAACGAATCTGGGGCGTGACATTTATTACTCCGGCACGTGCAGCGGGGCGCGGGAAGCGGTCATTTTGGGCGTTCCTGGCGTAGCCCTGTCCTACGATAACTGGTATGACCAGGAAAATTACGGCGATGTCGTGCAGATGATTGAGCCGCTGGTGAAAGAGTTCAGCGAACGGGCAGTAAAAGGCGAGCTGCCCCCGGAAGTTTTCTGGAACGTCAACATCCCGCACGTTCCGTTGGCGCAGGTGAAAGGCATCGTCCCGGCCACGCTTTCGCTGCATCATTATGAAGACAAGTACAGCGAGGAAGCGGAAGGGTACTTTTTGACACGCGAGTATCCGCAAGTCATGCCGATTGCCGAGCCGTTTGACTACGACCTCGTGAAGCATGATTATATCGCCATCACGCCTGTGCACATTGATGCGACGGACCGTGCGCTGCTCGCGCAGATGGATGGCTGGCCGCTGATGCAGGCGTGGGCAAAACAGGGGGAGCAACCGGATGAGTGA